TTCCAAAATCATCGGCAAATAGCAAAGATCGATTCCCATATCTTCAAACGTTGAATTTTTATTATCAATTTTGCTCCATTGGATCGCACGCCATTCTCCGGAATTGAAAACGCATAAATAGGCAAATCTAACGGAATCGGGAATAGAACGAATAATTTTAAGAGAAAGATCAGTGACTTTTGAATATTTATTTGTTACATCCACGTAATGTTTGCTGCTGAGCCAGGCAGGAGCATCTTCATTTTCCTTGAGCAGGGAAGCCAGGTTATCATCTTGTTTAGCAAAAGTTTTTCGATAAACTTTAGCAACACGGCTGCGGATAGAATATTTTCCCGGATCAGCTTCACAACCCATAAATGGGATCGCTTCACCTTCGTGAGTTACTATAGCGTTCCAGGCATGATTATTGCCGCTGTCTGCCCAATGTGGTGTGTAATCGCTGGTGACTGCAATTCCATTCGCACGCAGAACTGCCATTGCCAGATTGGTCATATCTTCGCAGCGTCCCATACAGGTATTTTTCATTTCATCAATACTTTGATCGGTGGGATGCAGATAATAAATTTCATCGAATTTGAACCATTCACGAAGTTCCTGATTTATAAAAGTTGCAGCTTCCAGAGGATCGGTCTGATCGAGCATGATCTGAGGTAATTCAGAGTATTTTTCCATGAATTCTTCTCGCCAGTTATTTTTTTCAGGAAGTGGTTCGTTGCTGCCGCGATAGGGAAGAATATATTCTACGAAAACTTCGTAAGAATATCCTTTCGACCAGGGAAGATTTTTCCAGGCATAGAAAGAATCTTCCACATTCTGGATCAGGAATTCTGAAGAAATAACCTGAGCATCTTTAAATCTTTGATTTGCTTCCCAGTCGAAACCCCCGATCTTTTCCAAACTGTCCAAGGCTGTTCTTGCTTCAGAATAGTTTTCATATTTCGAAATATTCCAGGGGATTTCTACTCGTTCCGAATCACAGGGAACTATTTCCACAAAAGAATGATAAGGTAAATTTTCAATTAGAAATAGTACGGCATCGAGTTGTAGGGAATCACCTTTTACTTCAAAATATCGAATTGCTTTTTTCAGGTCGGATTTGTTATCTTCAGCGGATTCGAGAGTGTTTTTTATTTCGGGTGAATATCGATTTAAGCTGCAGGAAAAAAACACAGCAAAAATCAAAATTACTAATAAATATTTTATTAATTTCATAATGATTCCTAATTAAAATATAGGAATATTGAGGCAAGTTCTTTTCTAAACTTGTGCGATCGAATCAGTCAAAATTGTAATTCTGCCTGCCAAGCCGAAGCCGAGTTAAGGCTGTACGTTTCTTGCACGTTGTTCATTTTTCGTCATTCTGACGTTATTCCCCTCTTGAGAGGGGTGTCCCGAATACTTTCGGGATGGGGTGTGTTCACGTTGCTCTTGCGTATTCGTGCCACTTCGCCAATACAGGTGGGAAGAATCTCATTTCCATTTCGAGAAGTAAAGCTGAGAGAAATTCCACGAGTTTCTGAGTTGCCACGAGTTTCAACTCGTGGAGAGAAAGAAAAAAAATAGAATAATTCGGGTTTTAACCCCTCAATTGGGCTAAAGCCTATTTCTTTTTTTACTCAATTCCATCCCCGCGATAAATCACGGGGCAATTCATTTTGACTGGACTTCAGGCATGACTGGAGTTCAGGACGAAAAACGATAATATCAAAATCCTCAAGTCCCCGCGGAACTTAGCGAAGGCGGAAGCATAGACGGATTCATATTTCGTCGTTTGCCAGGGAGAGTTCCTCAATATGACGGCGTTTTTTATCGTCATTCTGTCAGTAAAGGCGCAATCGCGAATTCTTTCGAGACAAAGACTGGAAGATTCTTGCGAAGGTTGCTCTTACGTCTTCGTGCCACTTTGCAGGACACAGTCGAATGCAAAGCTATGAGATGCCGCAGAAAGAGAATTTTCTGCGAAAATTGGTAGATTCCTCAATATGACGGAAATAGAAAAAGGCGGAAATGGAATTCCGCCTTTATCAATTTATCTTTTATACAATCTATGCTGGATACTTTCCAGTGATGAATTTGTTTAATTGTTCTACTTCCGCTTTCGCAGCATTCAGAAGCATCTTGATGATATCTCGCATGGAAACAACACCACGTAAAATACCATCATCTGTAATAACGGGAATGTGACGGATGTTTTTTTCTGTCATTGATACCATCATTTCCTCGATGGAACATTCTCCAGTTGCAATATGCAGTTTTTCTTTTGGCGTCATTACTTCACTTACTTTTACATGCCCACAAAGCTGATCGGTATTTGCCAATAAGCACATTACATCTCTTTCTGTTACGATACCAGCAACTTTTTTCTTTTCATCAAATACGATAAGAGCACCTATATGATTTTTATTCATGATATCTACAGCTTCTTTGATCGACTTCCAACTTTCTACCGAGTAAATGTCATTGTCTCTTTCTTCAAACAGCATTTTTAATTTGCGATTCATAATAACTCCTTTTAAAAATATTTCATATTTTGCATCAAAATATCACTTCATACAAAATTAAATATAAAACTATTTTTCATAATAGCAAATATTATTTTGGTTTATAATTAAGTTCATTTCCAAAATTAATTATTTATCATTCTAAACTTAATAACTTCTTCATTTTATAGAGGAATTCTTTTCAGATCCATTCGATTAAAGATTTTATCCGATCATAAGTCAGATCTCGGATTTCTTCCACTTCCATTTTCTTGATCTGATCAGAAGTGATAATTTTACCAAATTTGATCTTTATCTTTCCCGGTCTTATATGCCAGGATTTCTTTGGTTTTAACGAAAACAAACCTGAAAGCCCAATTGGAACCAGATCTACTTCTGCCTTTTTTGCTAAATAGAACGGCAATTTTTTAAATTCTCTCATTTTACCATCCAGCGTTCTGTGTCCTTCAGGTAATATAATTAATGAAGTTCCTCTATGTAATACTTGCAGTGCTTTCTTGATACTTTTCATCGAAGCATGAATATTATCTCGCCTAATAGGAATAGTTTTCAATCTTTTAATGAGCCAACCGTAAATTGGCCAGTTGAATTGATGATGAGCTTCTACACCCACAACGTGGGCAGGAATGTAAGCTTTTAGAAAGGGTACATCAAACAGACTTACATGATTTGCCATGAAAAGATATATTTTATCTTTTTTCAATTTTTCAGCACCTTCCACTTCCACTTTTATGAACATTAATCTAAATAAGGGTTTTAGTATATTTCTTACAAAAGTATCAATTTTTCGATTATCGAAAAAATAACTTATAAAAATGGTTACTAAACAAAACAGTCCAAAATAAACAAATCCAATCAACCAGATAAAAATGGAACGAACAGCTTTCATTTCCAAAAAACCTCAATAGCCTGATGCAGACATTCAACTTCTACGGGTGTTATCCCGATCAATTCGCCATCAGGAGTTAGCACTTTTGCTTTTTCTGTTTCGATTTTTATTTTTTTCACTTTGAATGTTTCCACTTTCGGCAGCTTCACATGTTCACCTGTAAACACCTTGGGAAAGGCTTTCAATAGTCCGATCTTACCCATTTTACCCAGCAGAGTTACATCCAGAAATCCATCATCGATTTCGGCAGAAGGAGCCATGTAGAAATTCGAAGTGTAGGTTGTATTCGATATTTCCACGAAAATATTCTGCCGATCCAGAACTTCACCATCCAATTCTATTTTTAGTTTGCAAGATTTGAGC
The sequence above is a segment of the Candidatus Cloacimonadota bacterium genome. Coding sequences within it:
- a CDS encoding transglutaminase-like domain-containing protein, producing the protein MKLIKYLLVILIFAVFFSCSLNRYSPEIKNTLESAEDNKSDLKKAIRYFEVKGDSLQLDAVLFLIENLPYHSFVEIVPCDSERVEIPWNISKYENYSEARTALDSLEKIGGFDWEANQRFKDAQVISSEFLIQNVEDSFYAWKNLPWSKGYSYEVFVEYILPYRGSNEPLPEKNNWREEFMEKYSELPQIMLDQTDPLEAATFINQELREWFKFDEIYYLHPTDQSIDEMKNTCMGRCEDMTNLAMAVLRANGIAVTSDYTPHWADSGNNHAWNAIVTHEGEAIPFMGCEADPGKYSIRSRVAKVYRKTFAKQDDNLASLLKENEDAPAWLSSKHYVDVTNKYSKVTDLSLKIIRSIPDSVRFAYLCVFNSGEWRAIQWSKIDNKNSTFEDMGIDLCYLPMILE
- a CDS encoding CBS domain-containing protein; this translates as MNRKLKMLFEERDNDIYSVESWKSIKEAVDIMNKNHIGALIVFDEKKKVAGIVTERDVMCLLANTDQLCGHVKVSEVMTPKEKLHIATGECSIEEMMVSMTEKNIRHIPVITDDGILRGVVSMRDIIKMLLNAAKAEVEQLNKFITGKYPA
- a CDS encoding 1-acyl-sn-glycerol-3-phosphate acyltransferase, with the translated sequence MFIKVEVEGAEKLKKDKIYLFMANHVSLFDVPFLKAYIPAHVVGVEAHHQFNWPIYGWLIKRLKTIPIRRDNIHASMKSIKKALQVLHRGTSLIILPEGHRTLDGKMREFKKLPFYLAKKAEVDLVPIGLSGLFSLKPKKSWHIRPGKIKIKFGKIITSDQIKKMEVEEIRDLTYDRIKSLIEWI